Proteins from one Gilliamella sp. ESL0443 genomic window:
- a CDS encoding secretin N-terminal domain-containing protein produces MNQASQLFSQLVSQLAKNLRQLTILLMLLSIPCLAEPSISAKKESNDLISMNFYQTDVAIILQALADNKQMNLVIIDDISTKQTIKLKNVDWQKALKVVLNSANLQAEIEDNILFVSKSIEPEVLAQRELLEQKEQELNQPLTLLTIPIKHGDPNNLVETIQQQGLLSERGKAIVDKRTNSVLITDMTKQFADIKKLVKALDQPIPQVHISAHIVTMSDESMEELGIKWGYLGKSSQFFNQLDVDLGVVNPSSSAGFNLAKLSGSLLNLELSALESENQLEIIASPNLLTANQNMASIKQGTEIPYEVSTGGNGSTSIEFKQAVLGLKVTPKIVADKQMILDLYITQNTTGRSIKRRDGGEALAIETQEIKTQVKVKDGETVVLGGIFQQVNSNGKKKVPGLAQVPIIGNAFKYNAKKNQKRELVIFITPQLVE; encoded by the coding sequence ATGAATCAAGCTAGCCAACTATTTAGTCAATTAGTTAGTCAATTAGCAAAGAATTTAAGGCAATTGACGATTTTGCTTATGCTTTTATCAATTCCATGTTTGGCTGAGCCTTCCATTTCAGCAAAGAAAGAATCAAATGATCTTATTTCAATGAATTTTTATCAAACGGATGTCGCAATTATTTTGCAAGCGCTGGCTGATAATAAGCAGATGAATTTAGTGATAATAGATGATATATCAACTAAACAAACCATCAAACTTAAGAATGTTGATTGGCAAAAAGCTTTAAAGGTGGTGTTAAATTCAGCAAATTTACAGGCCGAAATTGAAGACAACATTTTGTTTGTCTCAAAATCTATTGAGCCGGAGGTGCTTGCGCAAAGAGAGTTATTAGAGCAGAAGGAACAGGAATTAAATCAGCCGTTAACTTTGTTAACCATTCCGATTAAACATGGCGATCCTAATAATTTAGTAGAAACCATCCAGCAACAAGGATTATTATCTGAACGCGGTAAGGCGATAGTTGATAAGCGAACCAATTCAGTGCTTATTACTGATATGACCAAACAATTTGCGGATATTAAGAAGTTAGTTAAGGCTTTGGATCAACCCATTCCACAAGTCCATATCTCGGCCCATATTGTCACTATGAGCGATGAGAGTATGGAGGAGTTAGGGATTAAATGGGGATATTTGGGTAAATCTTCACAATTTTTTAATCAGCTGGATGTTGACCTTGGGGTCGTTAATCCTTCTTCTTCTGCGGGTTTTAATTTAGCTAAACTTTCTGGTAGTTTGTTGAATTTGGAACTTTCAGCATTAGAATCAGAAAATCAGTTAGAAATTATTGCTAGTCCGAATTTATTAACTGCAAATCAAAATATGGCATCGATTAAGCAGGGAACAGAGATTCCGTACGAAGTGTCAACGGGGGGGAATGGTTCGACATCCATTGAATTTAAACAAGCGGTATTAGGTTTAAAAGTTACGCCTAAAATTGTTGCTGATAAACAAATGATTTTGGATTTATATATCACACAAAATACTACGGGTCGTTCGATTAAGCGCCGTGATGGGGGAGAAGCTTTAGCCATTGAAACGCAAGAAATTAAAACTCAAGTGAAAGTTAAAGATGGTGAAACCGTGGTTTTGGGTGGAATTTTTCAGCAAGTTAATAGTAATGGGAAAAAGAAAGTACCTGGTCTTGCTCAAGTGCCAATTATTGGGAATGCCTTTAAATATAATGCTAAAAAAAATCAAAAAAGGGAATTAGTGATTTTTATTACTCCGCAATTAGTTGAGTAA
- a CDS encoding PilN domain-containing protein — protein MNKDFIVYQDLADIDQFMHNLKLPRLTSIELNLSDDFVQYQKTTYPDVKLTVSELTSYVEASLYKLFQQSGNQLFFDYVSISPKTLMIAICERKTVNGWLDLFQKYGVTFVGSHFENSSFNFLPWRKQKAKQHQFKLLLFVINFIGGLTCYFFYLLMNTQSDIEHYSQQLSAQQVLQQELLAESYIPNPSPSQKQIQQSLQMLSNKLPATIWLNLYEYEPEKIKITGRSVNYVDIINFNQQLSANVTKSQVKNIEKSQDSLFFQMDIELNE, from the coding sequence GTGAATAAGGATTTTATCGTTTATCAAGATTTGGCTGATATCGATCAGTTTATGCATAATCTAAAACTACCAAGATTAACGTCAATTGAATTAAATTTAAGTGATGATTTTGTACAGTATCAAAAAACCACTTATCCCGATGTTAAACTGACGGTAAGCGAATTGACTAGTTATGTTGAAGCATCCCTATATAAACTTTTCCAACAATCTGGCAATCAGCTTTTTTTTGATTATGTATCCATTTCACCTAAAACATTAATGATTGCTATTTGTGAGCGTAAAACGGTTAATGGCTGGTTAGATTTGTTCCAAAAATATGGAGTAACATTCGTTGGTAGTCATTTTGAAAATAGTTCATTTAACTTTCTACCATGGCGAAAACAAAAGGCAAAACAGCACCAATTCAAGTTACTTCTTTTTGTTATTAATTTTATCGGGGGGTTGACCTGTTATTTTTTTTATCTTTTGATGAACACGCAGTCAGATATCGAACACTATTCTCAACAATTATCTGCTCAACAAGTGTTGCAACAAGAGTTGTTGGCTGAATCTTATATTCCTAATCCTTCACCAAGTCAAAAACAGATCCAACAGTCGCTACAAATGCTTTCTAACAAACTACCAGCAACGATTTGGTTAAATCTGTACGAATATGAGCCTGAAAAAATTAAAATTACCGGTCGTAGTGTCAATTATGTGGATATTATCAATTTTAATCAGCAACTTTCTGCAAATGTGACGAAAAGTCAGGTAAAAAATATCGAGAAAAGTCAGGATAGTTTGTTTTTTCAAATGGATATTGAGTTGAATGAATAA
- a CDS encoding LysE/ArgO family amino acid transporter, with protein sequence MTDILRGAMISASLIIAIGAQNLFVLKQGLLKNHIFFVAAICFFCDFALMTIGIWGVGAFISRYPIITNSLAIFGALFLLWYGFNAFKSAVIGDSSMQVDSAEQRKSSLTKVILSTIAVTLLNPHVYLDTVVIVGGIAGTFSTEQKWAFLIGAVCVSFIWFFGIGYGARLLTPLFRQKRMWVILDSVVGLVMFYIAYRLIVYVICGQ encoded by the coding sequence CTGACCGATATTTTACGTGGCGCGATGATTTCAGCGAGTTTAATTATTGCTATTGGCGCGCAAAATTTGTTTGTGCTTAAGCAAGGGTTGTTAAAAAATCATATCTTTTTTGTTGCTGCCATCTGTTTTTTTTGTGATTTCGCTTTGATGACTATTGGTATATGGGGCGTGGGGGCTTTTATTAGTCGTTATCCTATAATTACTAATTCATTAGCCATCTTTGGTGCATTGTTTTTGCTTTGGTATGGATTTAATGCATTTAAAAGCGCAGTGATAGGTGATAGCAGTATGCAGGTTGATTCTGCCGAGCAACGAAAGAGTTCTTTAACAAAAGTGATTTTGTCGACAATTGCGGTGACTTTACTTAATCCTCATGTTTATTTGGATACAGTGGTAATAGTTGGTGGGATTGCCGGTACGTTTTCTACTGAGCAAAAATGGGCGTTTTTAATTGGTGCAGTTTGTGTGTCATTTATTTGGTTTTTTGGTATTGGGTATGGCGCTAGGTTGCTTACGCCTCTATTTAGGCAAAAAAGGATGTGGGTTATATTGGATTCGGTTGTTGGGCTGGTGATGTTTTATATTGCTTATCGACTTATTGTTTATGTGATTTGTGGTCAATAA
- a CDS encoding sulfite exporter TauE/SafE family protein, producing MVVEFIIFLMIGAFAGLLAGIFGVGGGSLIVPALIIVLNHFNHGGEWINHIAVASSLATIIGTSLSSSWVQNKNHNIQWSILKKMVLGCMIGTMGGSYMTPYIPGVWLKWIFIVFLIYTGSKFILKSTNVAQNRNAVSFHDTIYIIIGGLIGVFAALVGVGGGVLVVPFLKKCGVDIRKAIGTSAAFTLPVALGGTIGYIIAGWNIEELPEYSLGFVYLPAVISIMITSIPMAKMGVQIAQRLSINKLIKYFGIFLLLIAIKLIIS from the coding sequence ATGGTTGTCGAATTTATAATCTTCTTAATGATAGGCGCATTTGCGGGATTGCTAGCAGGTATATTTGGCGTGGGTGGTGGATCGTTAATTGTACCTGCATTAATTATAGTACTTAATCACTTTAATCATGGTGGAGAATGGATAAACCACATCGCCGTCGCCTCATCGCTTGCCACAATTATTGGCACCAGCTTATCATCAAGTTGGGTTCAGAATAAAAATCATAATATCCAATGGTCGATTCTAAAAAAGATGGTGTTAGGATGCATGATTGGCACGATGGGCGGATCGTATATGACACCTTATATTCCCGGTGTTTGGTTAAAATGGATTTTTATCGTTTTTCTTATCTACACCGGAAGTAAATTTATTCTCAAAAGCACCAATGTCGCCCAAAATCGAAACGCTGTATCATTTCATGACACGATTTATATCATTATTGGTGGACTAATTGGCGTGTTTGCAGCCCTAGTTGGTGTCGGTGGGGGTGTATTGGTGGTTCCTTTCTTAAAAAAATGCGGGGTAGATATACGTAAAGCGATTGGCACCTCTGCAGCATTTACCTTACCGGTAGCGCTTGGCGGAACGATTGGCTACATTATTGCAGGATGGAATATTGAAGAATTACCAGAATATAGTTTAGGCTTTGTCTATCTACCAGCAGTAATATCCATTATGATCACCAGTATCCCCATGGCAAAAATGGGTGTTCAAATTGCACAACGATTATCGATAAATAAATTGATAAAATACTTTGGTATCTTTTTATTGCTAATAGCTATAAAGCTTATAATTTCGTGA